Proteins found in one Fulvitalea axinellae genomic segment:
- a CDS encoding carboxypeptidase-like regulatory domain-containing protein yields MNRKALFIALACLSFCFGLSAQSLKGIVLDANTQEPVPFANVFIDNTTVGTGTTPDGRFQFETGPGPFTLVVSSVGYKTQAFSIETPEKIELRIKLHPDTRMLNTVVVEEDLSQWEKHYAIFKNYFIGSPGTPFVDQCEILNPKVLHFDMNHRTRVFEAWADSSLHIRNKALRYDIYIHLVDFKVFFAKQRNQMRYFTRFMDQTDGKPKGARRRADKKRRFAYFGSRLHFYRSLYHDQLNASNFAVRRILEFPNPHRPQQSLINKNLKKFRAQIRSNTSNGKKIMISTPIMDSLRYWKRMNRLPKFHTTIVRDLLPADSLIDENKEIFFNGKILVLHNPGKESMRESDVMKITTEKLPVLSNGQVAKGHLLVCNRDWAEMKIAVLLPMDYKPLSKKRKK; encoded by the coding sequence ATGAATAGGAAAGCATTATTCATCGCACTCGCTTGCCTTTCTTTTTGTTTCGGCCTCAGCGCCCAAAGCCTCAAAGGAATTGTCCTTGACGCCAATACCCAAGAGCCTGTGCCTTTCGCAAACGTTTTTATCGACAACACAACAGTCGGTACGGGCACAACGCCCGACGGACGTTTCCAGTTCGAGACAGGTCCCGGACCTTTTACGCTCGTCGTTAGTTCTGTCGGATACAAAACGCAGGCTTTTTCAATTGAAACTCCCGAAAAGATCGAGTTACGAATAAAGCTCCACCCCGATACGCGAATGCTCAATACAGTCGTTGTGGAAGAGGATCTCAGCCAATGGGAAAAGCATTACGCCATTTTCAAGAACTATTTTATCGGCTCTCCGGGGACTCCGTTCGTGGACCAATGCGAGATTCTCAATCCAAAGGTTTTACATTTCGATATGAACCATAGGACTAGAGTGTTCGAAGCCTGGGCCGACTCATCCCTCCATATCCGCAACAAAGCCCTGCGCTACGACATCTACATACACTTGGTGGATTTCAAGGTATTCTTTGCCAAACAGCGGAACCAAATGCGATATTTCACCCGCTTTATGGACCAGACTGACGGTAAGCCGAAAGGCGCGCGAAGAAGAGCGGACAAAAAGAGACGGTTCGCTTACTTCGGCTCGCGCCTACATTTTTATCGATCCTTATATCACGACCAGCTCAACGCTTCTAATTTTGCGGTCCGCCGAATACTCGAATTCCCAAATCCACACAGGCCCCAACAAAGCTTGATCAATAAAAATCTTAAAAAATTCAGAGCCCAAATTCGTTCTAATACATCCAATGGAAAAAAAATCATGATTTCAACCCCAATAATGGACTCCTTGCGATATTGGAAAAGAATGAACCGCCTGCCAAAATTCCATACTACAATAGTACGCGATCTTTTGCCCGCAGATTCACTTATAGACGAAAACAAAGAGATTTTTTTCAATGGGAAAATCCTTGTGTTGCACAACCCGGGAAAAGAATCGATGCGAGAATCGGATGTTATGAAAATAACTACGGAAAAACTTCCTGTTCTGTCAAACGGCCAAGTGGCTAAAGGGCATTTGTTGGTCTGCAATAGGGATTGGGCAGAGATGAAAATTGCAGTGCTTTTGCCTATGGATTATAAGCCATTATCGAAGAAGCGAAAAAAGTAA
- a CDS encoding NAD(P)H-hydrate dehydratase, producing MKILNAKQIREADAFTIKNEPIASLALMERASTAFTREFVRLFPKKDRTVHIICGQGNNGGDGLAVARLLFAQAYRIRLSQIISENSTDDFNKNLERLPKEIPLEKIRFATELKVSPEEITIDALLGSGLNRPLEGRYLEIAEEINENATDTIAIDVPTGFCCDAPTESVAVKATYTISFQFPKLGFLLPENSKFTGKWLVAEIGLHPEFIEKEKTPYTLTEAKDIRKVLRPREHFAYKGDYGHATLIAGAFGKAGAAVLSAKACLRTGAGLLTVRCPEKCVDTLQFSVPEAMCDLDSEKEFLSSLPDLSKKSAIAVGPGIGTALDTQNMIGELLRISPAPLILDADALNIIAMRDWIDKIPEGSILTPHLGEFRRLVGESRDGFQRLEKLRELSAWTKSVIVLKGAFSAIATPDGRVRFNGTGNPGMATAGSGDTLTGIITGLRSQNYSAEESAVLGVYLHGLAADIATERKQSYESLIASDITEHLGLAFQKAQHLR from the coding sequence ATGAAAATCCTAAACGCAAAACAAATTAGGGAAGCTGACGCCTTCACGATAAAAAATGAGCCTATCGCTTCCTTAGCCTTAATGGAGCGGGCCTCCACGGCCTTTACCCGTGAATTTGTACGGTTATTTCCCAAAAAAGACAGAACCGTACACATAATTTGTGGGCAAGGCAATAACGGCGGCGACGGTTTAGCCGTGGCGCGTTTACTTTTTGCGCAAGCGTACCGAATTCGGTTAAGCCAAATTATCTCCGAAAATAGCACTGACGATTTCAATAAGAATCTGGAACGCCTTCCGAAAGAAATCCCACTCGAAAAAATCCGTTTCGCCACAGAATTGAAGGTATCCCCTGAAGAAATCACTATCGACGCACTGTTAGGGTCGGGCCTAAACCGCCCACTTGAAGGGCGTTACCTTGAGATCGCCGAAGAGATTAACGAAAACGCAACCGATACCATAGCCATAGACGTCCCCACGGGGTTTTGTTGCGATGCCCCAACTGAAAGCGTAGCCGTAAAAGCTACCTATACCATCAGTTTCCAATTTCCTAAGCTGGGTTTCTTACTTCCCGAAAACTCAAAATTCACTGGAAAATGGCTTGTGGCAGAAATCGGTCTACATCCGGAATTTATCGAAAAGGAAAAAACACCTTATACCCTAACAGAGGCAAAGGACATCCGCAAGGTTCTTCGCCCACGCGAACATTTCGCCTATAAAGGCGACTACGGCCATGCAACGCTAATCGCCGGGGCTTTTGGCAAAGCGGGCGCGGCCGTCCTATCCGCAAAGGCTTGTTTGCGAACGGGCGCAGGACTGCTCACTGTCCGATGCCCGGAAAAATGCGTTGACACGTTGCAGTTTTCCGTACCCGAAGCCATGTGCGATCTGGACTCGGAAAAAGAATTTCTCAGCTCCCTGCCTGACCTTTCGAAAAAGAGCGCAATAGCCGTAGGTCCTGGTATAGGCACGGCTCTCGATACGCAGAACATGATCGGCGAACTTTTGCGCATTTCCCCCGCCCCACTGATTCTGGATGCCGACGCATTAAATATCATCGCAATGCGCGACTGGATAGACAAAATCCCGGAAGGCTCCATACTCACGCCACATTTGGGTGAATTCAGGAGATTGGTGGGCGAAAGCCGTGACGGGTTCCAACGCTTGGAAAAACTCCGCGAACTATCCGCTTGGACAAAATCCGTCATAGTTTTGAAAGGAGCGTTTTCAGCCATAGCCACACCCGACGGACGTGTCCGCTTCAACGGTACCGGAAACCCCGGCATGGCCACCGCCGGCAGTGGCGACACGCTCACGGGAATCATTACCGGATTGCGCTCGCAAAATTATTCCGCCGAAGAATCGGCGGTTTTGGGAGTTTACCTCCACGGCCTTGCGGCCGACATAGCTACGGAACGTAAACAAAGCTACGAATCATTGATCGCATCGGATATTACGGAACATCTGGGTTTGGCTTTTCAGAAGGCCCAACACCTTCGTTAA
- a CDS encoding decaprenyl-phosphate phosphoribosyltransferase: MKEKTIQLILLTRVHQWIKNTFIFLPLFFSAQVLDSQKLITTTLCALGFSLIASAVYVFNDLCDINVDKLHPEKKKRPLASGAINRKEGVALIIFLLLAGTSIIAFSGANPWIFTLIGLYLFQNFLYSVSLKHIALLDVTLIAIGFVLRVLIGGVAGDIELSSWIIIMTFLLACFLAISKRYDDVRIMESTSVEVRKNLNGYNLSFVTIAMAILAATVIISYILYTVSPSVTQRLGEESFYTSLFVTLGILRYLQLTIVHEKSESPTKVLLRDTFLQTVILLWVCSFAFILYL, from the coding sequence ATGAAGGAAAAAACTATCCAGTTAATCCTACTGACACGAGTTCACCAATGGATCAAAAACACTTTTATATTTCTCCCGCTATTTTTCAGCGCTCAGGTCTTGGATTCCCAAAAGCTGATTACTACAACTCTTTGTGCATTGGGTTTCAGCCTTATCGCTAGCGCTGTGTATGTTTTCAATGATCTTTGCGATATCAACGTTGACAAACTTCATCCGGAAAAAAAGAAAAGACCATTAGCTTCAGGAGCTATCAACCGAAAGGAAGGTGTTGCGCTAATCATTTTTCTATTGTTAGCAGGAACCTCTATTATTGCGTTTTCCGGAGCGAATCCTTGGATCTTTACACTTATAGGATTGTACCTTTTTCAAAATTTCCTTTATTCCGTCTCGCTCAAGCATATCGCTTTACTTGACGTAACCCTAATTGCCATAGGGTTCGTTTTACGCGTACTTATCGGTGGCGTTGCCGGTGATATTGAGCTCTCGTCATGGATTATTATTATGACATTCCTCTTGGCTTGTTTCCTGGCCATTTCAAAAAGGTACGACGATGTGAGAATCATGGAATCCACATCCGTGGAAGTACGAAAAAACCTCAACGGCTATAATCTAAGCTTCGTTACCATTGCCATGGCAATCTTGGCTGCCACGGTTATTATTTCTTATATCCTATATACGGTGTCACCGTCCGTCACCCAACGACTCGGTGAAGAATCGTTCTACACATCACTGTTTGTCACGTTGGGGATTCTGCGCTATCTACAGTTGACGATCGTCCATGAAAAAAGCGAATCGCCCACCAAGGTCTTGCTTCGCGACACTTTTCTGCAAACCGTGATTTTGCTGTGGGTTTGTTCATTTGCCTTTATCTTGTACCTCTGA
- a CDS encoding HAD-IB family hydrolase codes for MEKKTIAAFDFDLTLTDKDTLWEFLVFAFGKRKVLTGLAYCAPDLIGMKMGLRNNGQTKEKLIGYFTKGMSERVFTTACEDFTRNRLPSIIRRKALNKLLWHQDKGHEPVIVSASPENWIRPWASQYSVEVIGTKLLTSNGTHSGLFASKNCSGKEKVRRLLEFFPERENYTLFAYGDSSGDKDLLAFADYPFYRRF; via the coding sequence ATGGAAAAAAAGACCATCGCCGCGTTCGATTTCGATCTGACACTGACTGACAAAGACACCCTTTGGGAATTTCTGGTTTTCGCCTTCGGCAAGAGGAAAGTGCTTACGGGACTAGCCTACTGTGCTCCGGATTTGATAGGGATGAAAATGGGACTTCGAAATAATGGCCAGACCAAAGAAAAACTGATCGGGTACTTTACGAAAGGAATGTCAGAACGGGTATTTACAACGGCTTGCGAAGACTTCACCCGCAACCGTTTGCCTTCGATTATAAGACGAAAAGCACTCAACAAACTGCTTTGGCATCAAGACAAAGGACACGAGCCAGTCATAGTCAGCGCAAGTCCCGAAAATTGGATTCGCCCATGGGCCAGCCAATACTCCGTTGAGGTTATCGGAACGAAGCTACTGACATCAAACGGGACACATAGCGGGCTTTTCGCCTCAAAAAACTGTTCAGGTAAGGAGAAAGTAAGACGTCTACTGGAGTTTTTCCCAGAAAGAGAAAACTATACGCTCTTCGCTTATGGCGACAGCTCCGGAGACAAAGATTTACTGGCCTTCGCCGATTATCCTTTTTATCGACGATTCTAG
- a CDS encoding DUF6044 family protein — MRTLLSIFSKENRLFTFGLTSIILYYLPYLILGENSYIRIHDNLDGEIIYRILLSQNPGEKIDQVMNGLPTFTMMSRHNVVVWIFKLFEPFTAYLLNDFFVRIIAFLGMYFLLKKKFLDNGPYSETIATGVAVCFALIPFYSIFSGLTVAGQPLVLFAFLNLTDQKPSLWNYLIIIIFTLYSSLVLSGVFILAGLGAFWLFLFIKDRSPKPHFLIALTLLTICYLAVEAELVGSYLFQKDFESHRNAQVFYQPEILRSIIKSVQFLSKTHYHSGSFYTVLVAPLAVLVFLFIRPRHKATLPVSIVILTIVGIYFAFPYIRFHFGEETKILKAFQWDRFYFLLPTLWMILFALTLFSLEKSKRWKKWIPVFIILQASIVIGGDIDYLNNYKTISGKASDQPNYRQFFASDLFAEIKTKIGEKAPNYRVVNVGIHPACALYNGFHTLDAYQTNYPMAYKNDFREIIEQELDRNKLISDNFDRWGNRCYTYSSELGLNSINSKNVTDSLMDFRFNTKKFKAMGGSHIISAVPIKCSARNNLQFVEKFENDSSFYRLYLYKVTKRKYPKLGKTNKIHNLSNP; from the coding sequence ATGCGTACGCTCCTCTCTATTTTTTCAAAAGAAAATCGTTTATTCACCTTCGGTCTAACTTCCATTATCCTATACTACCTCCCTTATTTGATTTTGGGAGAAAACAGTTATATAAGAATCCACGATAATCTGGACGGGGAAATCATTTACAGGATTTTGCTCTCGCAAAACCCCGGAGAAAAAATAGATCAGGTGATGAACGGCTTGCCGACATTCACCATGATGTCACGCCATAATGTTGTTGTTTGGATTTTCAAATTATTCGAGCCGTTCACCGCATACCTTCTCAATGATTTTTTCGTTCGTATTATCGCTTTTTTGGGAATGTATTTTCTTCTAAAAAAGAAATTTCTCGACAATGGTCCTTATTCGGAAACCATTGCCACCGGCGTCGCCGTATGTTTCGCCCTGATTCCTTTTTATTCGATTTTTTCTGGCCTTACCGTTGCGGGGCAACCTCTCGTATTATTCGCATTCTTAAACCTTACAGACCAAAAGCCTTCTCTTTGGAACTACTTGATCATAATCATTTTCACCCTTTATTCCTCTTTGGTGTTAAGCGGCGTTTTTATATTGGCTGGTCTTGGCGCGTTTTGGTTGTTTCTCTTTATTAAAGATAGGTCCCCAAAGCCTCACTTCCTTATTGCGCTTACCCTCCTAACCATTTGTTATCTTGCCGTAGAAGCGGAATTGGTCGGATCATATCTATTTCAAAAAGACTTTGAGTCACACCGAAACGCACAAGTATTTTATCAACCTGAAATTCTCCGTTCCATCATTAAAAGCGTACAGTTTCTTTCGAAAACGCATTATCACAGCGGCTCATTTTACACAGTCCTTGTCGCACCACTCGCCGTTCTGGTTTTTCTATTTATCAGGCCTCGCCACAAAGCCACACTACCAGTTTCGATAGTCATTTTAACCATCGTTGGGATATATTTCGCTTTCCCGTACATCCGTTTTCATTTTGGAGAAGAAACCAAAATCCTCAAAGCCTTTCAATGGGACCGGTTTTACTTCCTGTTGCCTACATTATGGATGATACTTTTTGCCCTAACATTATTTTCTTTAGAAAAATCAAAACGCTGGAAAAAATGGATTCCTGTCTTTATTATTCTTCAAGCGAGCATAGTGATCGGCGGAGATATAGATTACCTAAACAATTACAAAACGATCTCGGGAAAAGCTTCCGACCAACCCAACTATCGACAATTTTTTGCCTCTGATCTTTTTGCAGAGATCAAAACGAAAATCGGTGAAAAAGCTCCCAACTACCGAGTTGTCAATGTAGGAATTCACCCTGCCTGCGCCCTTTACAACGGCTTCCATACTCTGGACGCTTACCAGACTAATTATCCGATGGCCTATAAAAACGACTTTAGGGAAATCATCGAGCAAGAATTGGATCGCAACAAATTAATCTCAGATAATTTTGACCGTTGGGGAAACCGTTGCTACACCTATTCCAGCGAATTGGGCCTAAATTCTATCAATTCAAAAAACGTAACTGACTCACTTATGGATTTCAGGTTCAATACCAAAAAATTCAAGGCGATGGGCGGTTCACATATCATCAGCGCTGTTCCGATAAAATGTTCGGCAAGAAACAACCTTCAGTTTGTAGAAAAATTCGAAAACGACAGTTCTTTCTACCGTCTGTATCTGTACAAGGTAACAAAGCGGAAATATCCTAAACTTGGAAAAACCAATAAAATACATAATCTTTCAAACCCTTAA
- a CDS encoding AraC family transcriptional regulator — translation MILNDFPDINFVRKLRNEQSPDFQPGSNGIWPNVIIHAQKKEIFRKDIVSPLSLFMNIKGESHCTTEGRKHLIGSGEFLLVNPDQRITLEIDNPTVTETFNIHINTDFLHGNVRSLISSDDELLNEKTNDVQAPLFHNQLYPKPDNLRKLSDFLIGNFDGQTSVTSNFSETLSAVIDSVYSSHRHIAKKIEKLPATKAYVRREVYRRLAIATDYIRSNYSAKLNLDKISMEAGLSKFHFLRLFKNYFGLTPAKFLNAIRMEKASEMLRSSDIPVAEVATLVGFDSVNSFIKSFNRHSQGISPNAFRNMGK, via the coding sequence TTGATCCTAAACGACTTTCCCGACATAAACTTTGTCCGAAAATTACGGAATGAGCAGTCTCCCGATTTTCAGCCGGGATCCAACGGCATTTGGCCTAACGTGATAATTCACGCCCAAAAAAAGGAAATCTTTCGTAAAGATATCGTCAGTCCGCTTTCGCTTTTTATGAATATCAAAGGGGAAAGCCATTGTACGACGGAAGGTCGAAAACACTTGATAGGTTCCGGCGAATTTTTACTTGTAAATCCGGATCAACGCATCACTTTGGAAATCGATAATCCAACAGTCACGGAAACGTTTAATATTCATATTAATACCGACTTTTTGCATGGTAATGTTCGTTCATTAATTAGCTCTGACGACGAACTGTTGAACGAGAAAACTAACGATGTACAGGCTCCCTTATTCCATAATCAACTCTACCCCAAACCCGATAATCTGCGCAAACTATCGGATTTTTTAATCGGAAATTTCGACGGACAAACATCCGTAACAAGTAATTTTTCAGAGACCCTTTCTGCTGTAATCGATTCCGTTTATAGTTCGCACCGGCATATCGCCAAAAAGATTGAGAAACTGCCCGCCACCAAGGCTTATGTCAGGCGAGAAGTCTATCGAAGGCTGGCTATTGCTACAGACTATATCCGTTCCAATTATTCCGCAAAGCTAAACCTTGACAAAATAAGCATGGAAGCGGGCTTGTCGAAATTCCATTTCCTCCGGCTTTTCAAAAACTATTTCGGACTGACTCCGGCAAAATTCCTCAATGCGATTCGTATGGAAAAAGCTTCGGAAATGCTTCGCAGTTCGGATATTCCTGTCGCCGAGGTCGCAACTTTGGTCGGTTTCGATTCCGTCAATTCGTTTATCAAATCCTTCAACCGGCATAGTCAGGGTATTTCTCCAAACGCTTTCCGGAATATGGGAAAATGA
- a CDS encoding glycosyltransferase — protein MRITFLNTFAESGGAAIAGNRLYDALATRDHHLSGLVQFSEKTARPYKSSGLGMFRLGLEKLFFLPYEKDKSVRYKFSTATVGSRIWDRLEVREADVLHLHWINQGFVSLQGLQYLARLGKPIIWTMHDMWPFTGGCHHSQECLNYQQACGNCKYLKKPAPEDLSHQIWKKKKEVYDSGNFHFVGVSQWITDLASESSLLSERSLTNIPNAIDTELFAPAGDKASAKRLFGLAPEKVVLAFSAFNLDDPRKGFSILKDALGKLLSENPELIDKLTLLVCGKTESEEKLFADIICEVSYKGLLRGEDKMREFYQASDLYVTPSLDENFGCTIMEALSCGLPVVAFPTGGTPELVKNGRNGALAEYGNATDLALRLKELLTDKSKTEALASNARAGIVSSYSYPVIANKYEELYAKALGR, from the coding sequence ATGAGAATTACGTTCCTGAATACGTTTGCGGAATCCGGTGGCGCGGCGATTGCCGGAAATCGGTTGTATGATGCCCTGGCTACCCGGGATCATCATTTGTCCGGTTTGGTGCAGTTTTCGGAAAAGACGGCCAGGCCCTACAAGTCTTCGGGTTTGGGGATGTTCCGATTAGGGCTGGAAAAGCTTTTTTTTCTTCCTTATGAAAAAGATAAATCCGTTCGCTATAAATTCTCGACGGCTACTGTAGGTTCCCGAATCTGGGATCGTCTGGAAGTTCGTGAGGCGGACGTGCTTCATTTACATTGGATAAATCAGGGTTTTGTCTCTTTGCAGGGATTGCAGTATTTGGCCCGTTTGGGTAAACCGATTATCTGGACGATGCATGATATGTGGCCTTTTACGGGCGGATGTCATCATAGTCAGGAGTGCCTTAACTATCAGCAGGCTTGCGGGAATTGCAAATACCTCAAGAAGCCTGCGCCGGAGGATTTGTCACATCAGATTTGGAAAAAGAAGAAAGAGGTTTACGATAGCGGCAATTTCCATTTTGTGGGTGTAAGCCAATGGATTACCGACCTGGCGTCTGAATCCTCGTTGCTTTCGGAACGTAGCTTGACAAATATTCCCAACGCGATCGATACCGAACTTTTCGCTCCGGCGGGGGACAAGGCTTCGGCGAAAAGATTGTTTGGACTTGCTCCCGAAAAAGTTGTGTTGGCCTTTAGCGCATTTAATCTTGACGATCCCCGTAAGGGATTTTCGATTTTGAAAGACGCTTTGGGCAAATTGCTGTCAGAGAATCCTGAGTTGATTGATAAATTGACATTGCTCGTTTGTGGCAAGACCGAGTCTGAAGAGAAGCTGTTTGCGGATATCATATGCGAGGTAAGCTATAAAGGTTTGCTGAGGGGCGAGGACAAAATGCGGGAGTTCTACCAAGCGTCGGATTTGTACGTGACGCCATCGTTGGACGAGAATTTCGGTTGTACGATAATGGAAGCGCTTTCTTGCGGGTTGCCAGTGGTTGCTTTTCCCACGGGAGGAACGCCCGAGTTGGTGAAAAACGGCCGGAATGGGGCTTTGGCGGAATATGGAAACGCAACTGATTTGGCGTTACGTCTGAAGGAACTGTTAACCGATAAATCTAAAACTGAAGCTTTGGCGTCGAACGCGCGTGCGGGTATTGTGAGTAGTTATTCATACCCGGTTATCGCAAATAAATACGAAGAACTCTACGCGAAAGCCTTGGGGAGATAA
- a CDS encoding HAD-IIIA family hydrolase, protein MALPKLVLTDIDGVWTDGGMYYDRTGNEWKKFNTSDSAGVLFCRLLNIPVGIITGENTEIVQRRADKLKVDYLEMGAKNKVAIVEAIIRKQGCIWEEVAYIGDDLNDMLLMDKVGVAASPANAPEYVKAKADFVMEKAGGEGAFREFVETILKREGQLDKAISLYFEQQQQFHQ, encoded by the coding sequence ATGGCTTTACCCAAATTGGTTCTCACTGACATCGACGGCGTTTGGACCGACGGTGGCATGTACTACGACCGCACGGGCAACGAGTGGAAAAAGTTTAATACTTCCGATAGTGCGGGAGTACTTTTTTGCCGTCTTCTGAATATTCCCGTGGGAATCATCACCGGAGAAAATACCGAGATTGTCCAGCGCCGGGCCGATAAGCTGAAAGTGGATTATCTGGAAATGGGAGCCAAGAATAAAGTGGCAATAGTGGAAGCGATTATCCGCAAACAGGGATGTATTTGGGAAGAGGTAGCGTATATCGGCGATGATTTGAACGATATGCTTCTGATGGATAAAGTGGGCGTTGCGGCGTCGCCGGCCAACGCTCCGGAATACGTGAAAGCGAAAGCCGATTTTGTTATGGAAAAAGCGGGAGGAGAGGGCGCCTTTCGCGAATTTGTGGAGACGATTCTAAAGAGGGAAGGCCAGCTTGATAAGGCGATTTCCCTTTATTTTGAGCAACAGCAACAATTTCATCAATGA
- a CDS encoding N-acetylneuraminate synthase family protein: MMESTYLIGEIGQNHNGSVDIAKLIMDVVSRPVEDKLFGEKLRGMDAVKLTKRDLKEELSVSQMNRPYDSPHSFGKTYGEHREVLELNDEQHFELYSYAKSKGLEFVETLCAVGCLSMLKLFTPDRLKVASRDLTNLPLLEAMAETGIPMIISTGMAGKRELDEALEMIGKHHNNVSILHCVSEYPTRYENVNLNTIKYLQKNYSDYVIGYSDHTIGIATPLAAVAMGSRVIEKHITLDRQMKGTDQAGSLGVDGVARMVRDIRNLERSMGVEEIVVPDSVIAARHKLERSVATSRPMKAGESVTEADIHLLSPGDGVKWSDRSLLIGRKLNRDIPQDEIIYPADVD, translated from the coding sequence ATGATGGAATCGACATATCTGATAGGCGAAATCGGGCAGAACCACAACGGTTCCGTCGATATTGCGAAGCTGATTATGGACGTGGTGTCGCGTCCGGTGGAAGACAAGCTCTTTGGCGAAAAACTTCGGGGAATGGACGCCGTGAAGCTGACTAAGCGTGATTTGAAAGAAGAGCTTTCCGTCTCGCAAATGAATCGTCCGTATGATTCGCCGCATTCTTTCGGCAAGACTTACGGCGAACATCGCGAAGTGTTGGAACTGAACGACGAGCAACATTTCGAGCTTTACTCATACGCCAAATCCAAAGGATTGGAGTTTGTGGAAACGCTTTGCGCCGTCGGTTGCCTGAGTATGCTGAAGCTTTTCACTCCGGACCGGCTGAAAGTCGCTTCTCGCGATTTGACCAATTTGCCTTTGCTCGAAGCTATGGCCGAAACCGGAATTCCGATGATTATCTCTACCGGAATGGCGGGAAAGCGCGAGCTTGACGAAGCTTTGGAAATGATCGGAAAGCACCACAATAATGTCTCGATTTTACATTGCGTTTCTGAATATCCGACCCGATACGAAAACGTAAATCTGAATACGATTAAATATTTGCAGAAGAATTATTCGGACTACGTTATTGGATATTCCGACCACACTATCGGTATCGCTACGCCTTTGGCCGCTGTCGCGATGGGTAGTAGAGTGATTGAAAAACATATTACGCTCGATCGCCAGATGAAAGGTACCGACCAAGCCGGATCTTTGGGCGTGGACGGTGTAGCACGTATGGTTCGCGATATCCGGAACTTGGAGCGCTCGATGGGAGTGGAGGAAATTGTAGTTCCCGACAGTGTGATCGCCGCAAGGCATAAACTGGAACGCTCGGTGGCCACTTCCCGTCCGATGAAAGCCGGCGAGAGTGTGACTGAAGCCGATATCCACTTGCTCAGCCCGGGAGACGGCGTGAAGTGGTCGGATCGGAGTCTTTTGATAGGAAGAAAACTGAACCGTGATATTCCGCAAGACGAAATCATCTATCCCGCCGACGTGGATTAA
- a CDS encoding cytidylyltransferase domain-containing protein: protein MEKIGIVIQARSGSTRLPGKMLKPFFQGKNILEILIERLKSNSFGIPVTVATSELPGDDQIASVAESSGAKVFRGSESDVMSRFVQVANGQGLETVVRVCADNPFLDLALFERLVSDFKESPSDYRSYRVGEKPAILTHYGFFCEIVSAGALEKASKLTEEKLYREHVTNFIYGNPGIFHCEWTPAPERIVKSENVRLTIDTAGDFATAQMVFGELAKRNLDCSYENVLDILEEFPELEKGMKREIDKNSK from the coding sequence ATGGAAAAAATCGGAATAGTGATACAGGCCCGTTCGGGTTCTACCAGATTGCCGGGGAAAATGCTCAAGCCGTTTTTTCAGGGCAAAAATATTCTGGAAATCCTGATCGAAAGGTTGAAATCGAACAGCTTTGGCATCCCCGTAACCGTGGCTACCAGCGAACTGCCGGGCGATGACCAAATCGCCTCGGTGGCGGAAAGTTCGGGAGCGAAGGTGTTTCGCGGAAGCGAATCGGATGTTATGTCCCGCTTTGTTCAGGTTGCGAACGGTCAAGGGCTTGAGACCGTAGTCCGGGTTTGCGCTGATAATCCGTTTCTGGATCTGGCTTTGTTCGAGCGTTTGGTTTCGGATTTTAAGGAAAGTCCGTCCGATTACAGAAGCTATCGTGTTGGTGAAAAGCCCGCAATCTTGACGCATTACGGTTTCTTCTGCGAAATAGTGAGCGCCGGGGCTCTGGAAAAAGCGTCGAAGCTTACGGAAGAAAAGCTTTATAGGGAGCATGTAACGAATTTCATTTACGGGAATCCCGGGATCTTCCATTGCGAATGGACGCCGGCGCCCGAGCGGATTGTGAAAAGCGAAAACGTCCGGCTGACTATCGATACGGCGGGCGACTTCGCCACGGCGCAAATGGTTTTCGGAGAATTGGCAAAACGGAACCTGGATTGCTCTTATGAAAATGTGCTCGATATTCTGGAAGAATTTCCGGAATTGGAAAAAGGCATGAAACGAGAAATCGACAAGAATTCAAAATGA